The following coding sequences are from one Ruminococcus flavefaciens AE3010 window:
- a CDS encoding prolyl-tRNA synthetase associated domain-containing protein: MNIDNTLYSGRPTDERSEAEMAIYDKLDSLGIEYKRADHDHADTMEDCLLIESVLGAKICKNLFLCNRQKTSFYMLLMPGDKPFKTKFLTSQLNCARLSFAEADKMQEYLHTVPGSVSALELIFDTDNNIQLVIDNDLMNDEYICGHPGINTSTLRLLREDMLKYVRAAKHEPTFIDLPVE, from the coding sequence ATGAATATAGATAACACTCTTTACAGCGGACGACCAACAGATGAGCGTTCCGAAGCTGAAATGGCTATATATGATAAGCTTGACTCTCTTGGTATTGAATACAAGAGAGCCGACCATGACCATGCAGATACTATGGAGGACTGCCTGCTGATAGAATCTGTTCTTGGGGCTAAGATCTGCAAGAATCTCTTCCTCTGCAACCGTCAGAAAACCAGCTTCTATATGCTGCTTATGCCAGGTGACAAGCCATTCAAGACCAAGTTTCTGACCTCTCAGCTCAACTGTGCCCGTCTATCCTTTGCGGAAGCTGATAAGATGCAGGAATACTTGCATACAGTTCCGGGCTCAGTTTCGGCCCTTGAACTGATATTTGATACTGATAACAATATCCAGCTCGTTATTGATAATGATCTTATGAACGATGAGTACATCTGTGGACACCCTGGCATAAATACTTCAACATTACGCCTGCTCCGAGAGGATATGCTTAAATATGTTCGTGCTGCTAAGCATGAGCCAACATTCATTGACCTTCCCGTGGAGTGA
- a CDS encoding ATP-binding protein: MILRFDYINAIEPFIDSPVVKILAGVRRCGKSTILEMVADELTKRGVSKENIIERRYNEIMYEDFSAKEMYADIKTVISDKGRCYLLLDELQEIKGWEKVINDLLENSDVDIYVTGSNSKLMSSEISTYLTGRYVTIPVYTLSLREYLIFKNKDVSQARDMFDEYVQYGGFPLVGISNFDTKSAYQIVDGIYASVITRDISKRHKIRNKELFDRVVRYVIENVGMTFSANTIVKFLKSENRSLSVETIYNYLKWLVEAFIIYPCQRYDLQGKAVLKTQEKYYLSDISIKYSQMGFDTKMLSAVFENIVYLEMKRRGYDVYIGKNNTKEIDFVAVRRDERIYVQVCVHLPDGSDRETANLMDIKDHYHKYVVCRDPLALGNDNGIEIVHIADFLMREKW; the protein is encoded by the coding sequence ATGATTCTTAGATTTGATTACATTAATGCAATAGAGCCATTTATAGATTCTCCTGTTGTAAAGATACTCGCCGGAGTACGTCGCTGCGGCAAATCCACTATACTTGAAATGGTAGCTGATGAACTAACAAAGCGTGGAGTTTCAAAAGAAAACATCATTGAGCGCAGATATAACGAGATCATGTACGAGGACTTCTCTGCTAAGGAGATGTACGCAGATATAAAAACTGTAATTTCTGATAAAGGACGCTGTTACCTGCTCCTTGATGAATTACAGGAAATAAAAGGCTGGGAGAAGGTCATTAATGACCTTCTTGAAAACAGCGACGTTGATATATATGTCACCGGTTCGAACAGCAAGCTGATGTCGAGTGAAATATCCACATACCTAACGGGTAGATATGTGACTATCCCCGTTTATACGCTTTCGCTTCGTGAGTACCTGATATTTAAAAATAAAGATGTGTCTCAGGCAAGGGATATGTTCGATGAATATGTACAGTATGGAGGATTCCCCCTTGTTGGTATCAGTAACTTTGATACTAAGTCTGCATATCAAATTGTTGATGGCATATATGCTTCTGTCATTACCAGAGATATCTCTAAACGTCACAAGATACGCAATAAGGAACTCTTTGACAGAGTTGTTCGTTATGTGATTGAAAACGTTGGTATGACCTTTTCGGCTAATACGATAGTGAAGTTCCTAAAAAGCGAGAATCGCAGTCTTTCTGTCGAAACTATCTACAACTACCTGAAATGGCTCGTTGAAGCGTTTATCATTTATCCCTGTCAGCGCTACGACCTTCAGGGCAAAGCTGTACTCAAAACTCAGGAAAAATATTATCTTTCCGATATTTCTATCAAGTACAGTCAGATGGGCTTCGATACAAAAATGCTTTCAGCTGTATTTGAGAACATAGTGTACCTCGAAATGAAGCGCAGGGGGTATGATGTCTATATTGGAAAGAACAATACCAAGGAGATCGATTTTGTTGCAGTTCGCAGAGATGAAAGGATATACGTTCAGGTCTGCGTTCATCTTCCCGACGGCTCTGACCGTGAAACTGCTAACCTTATGGATATAAAGGATCACTACCATAAATATGTAGTTTGCCGCGACCCACTCGCTTTAGGCAACGATAACGGTATCGAGATAGTGCATATAGCCGATTTCCTTATGCGTGAAAAATGGTGA
- a CDS encoding lamin tail domain-containing protein: MNYAIISLSLNTERGIFMKYFKKLGGLASALLLVTALPCATAPATAAQNADGLCINEVCTQNKNSFTDSLGRASDWIELFNGSNSDIDLTGFGFSDSVDTPMKYVFPSGTVIKKGAHLLIVANKNADGMTELNTGFGLSKSGETLMLSAPDGNMVQKLDVPALA, translated from the coding sequence GTGAACTACGCTATAATAAGTTTATCATTAAATACAGAGAGGGGTATTTTTATGAAATATTTTAAAAAATTAGGAGGACTGGCTTCTGCTTTGCTTCTGGTAACAGCACTCCCGTGTGCAACCGCTCCTGCAACAGCAGCACAGAATGCGGACGGATTGTGCATAAACGAGGTCTGTACTCAAAACAAGAACAGCTTCACCGACAGTCTCGGAAGAGCCTCAGACTGGATAGAGCTTTTTAACGGTAGCAATTCTGACATTGATCTGACCGGATTTGGATTTTCAGATAGTGTAGATACGCCGATGAAATATGTCTTTCCATCAGGAACTGTGATAAAAAAAGGTGCTCATCTGCTTATTGTTGCAAATAAAAATGCAGATGGTATGACTGAACTGAATACCGGCTTCGGACTCAGCAAGTCAGGTGAAACACTTATGCTTTCAGCTCCTGATGGAAACATGGTTCAAAAGCTTGATGTGCCAGCTCTTGCATAG
- a CDS encoding CotH kinase family protein yields the protein MAPTPASANSSSPAEPVFSLESGFYSVNDVKELSITSSDAVYYTLDGSDPTTSSTAKLYSGTIPMYDRSAEDNVYSKYQHEENSPYSVTLKQRYDANPEKFDKATIVRAVSKSADGTFSRVTTKTYFVMSDEKLAYYSNIPVVSLVTDPDNLFDKDKGIYIAGQQYLDWKNSSKYDSRKSEWDTDNVANFFSKGKGWEREADITYFKNGDLGFTQKMGIRIKGASTRNSQTKSFNVYTRSEYGDSKLDYKLIDDNYSVIDGKTVKRYDSFSLRAVAWVDRMRERVVHSSLRDIPTLATYDSDRCMLFIDGELWGMYEITERASDYYIQSNYGIPAENVVMIKNGEVEEGTESDLEELETIEEFCKTHDLSAADNYNYVISKIDAESFIDCYCAGLYLGTWDWPNYNYLMWRNRGEVIEGNPYSDGKWRFGSFDFDYSVGLTYQSFGGVEGYQYDSFRKMDNAKKDMPTSIFIAMLANPEFKQQFADRFYSYAYSVFEPSKMIAELNDEEDRYMDYMTLTAWRWNSGRPRSDYNSYLSEQKSYYHNEMEKMRTFFNKRAEYAIEDMQNYLGVSKNSATITVTKQGMGELSVENADTAFSGNVWTGSFESGKKVTITAKPADGYVFSGWSGNVSSDSATITVTADKAVSLICTFKKTEYEQGDINMDGTINAADLVLMSKYLLGTEDFTKEQFRLSDMNNDKTADIFDLVRLRKELLK from the coding sequence ATGGCTCCGACTCCTGCCTCCGCTAATAGCTCTTCGCCTGCTGAACCTGTTTTTTCACTGGAATCGGGCTTTTACAGTGTAAACGATGTAAAGGAACTATCTATAACTTCGTCTGATGCAGTATACTACACTCTTGACGGCTCAGATCCTACGACTTCTTCTACTGCAAAGCTGTACAGTGGTACGATACCTATGTACGACAGGAGTGCTGAGGATAACGTGTACAGCAAATATCAGCATGAGGAAAACAGTCCATATTCTGTGACACTGAAGCAAAGATATGACGCCAATCCCGAGAAGTTCGACAAGGCAACAATAGTAAGAGCAGTCTCAAAGTCGGCTGACGGTACTTTCAGCCGCGTTACGACAAAAACGTACTTTGTCATGAGTGATGAAAAGCTGGCATACTACTCAAATATTCCTGTAGTGTCCCTGGTTACAGATCCCGACAACCTTTTCGACAAAGATAAAGGTATCTATATTGCAGGTCAGCAGTACCTCGACTGGAAAAACAGTTCTAAGTACGATTCACGAAAAAGCGAATGGGATACGGATAATGTTGCGAATTTCTTTTCAAAGGGAAAAGGATGGGAGCGAGAAGCTGATATTACATATTTTAAAAACGGAGATCTTGGCTTCACACAGAAAATGGGCATACGCATAAAAGGAGCTTCTACCAGGAATAGTCAGACCAAGAGCTTCAATGTTTATACAAGGAGCGAATACGGTGATTCAAAGCTTGACTACAAACTGATAGATGATAATTATTCAGTCATAGACGGCAAAACTGTAAAGAGATATGATTCATTCAGTCTCAGAGCTGTTGCATGGGTGGACAGAATGAGAGAACGTGTGGTACATTCATCTCTCCGCGATATTCCTACACTTGCCACCTATGACAGCGACAGGTGTATGCTGTTCATTGACGGCGAACTATGGGGAATGTACGAGATAACTGAAAGAGCTTCTGATTATTACATACAGTCTAATTACGGTATACCTGCCGAAAATGTTGTTATGATAAAAAACGGAGAGGTCGAAGAAGGCACAGAAAGCGACCTTGAGGAGCTCGAAACCATCGAAGAGTTCTGCAAGACCCATGACCTTTCCGCTGCCGACAACTATAACTACGTAATATCCAAAATAGACGCTGAAAGCTTTATTGACTGCTACTGTGCAGGTCTGTATCTCGGTACATGGGACTGGCCGAATTACAACTATCTCATGTGGAGAAACCGCGGTGAAGTAATAGAAGGCAATCCCTACAGCGACGGGAAATGGCGTTTCGGCTCATTTGACTTTGATTATTCTGTAGGACTTACCTATCAAAGCTTCGGAGGAGTTGAGGGCTATCAATATGACAGCTTCCGCAAAATGGATAACGCAAAAAAGGATATGCCGACCTCCATATTCATTGCTATGCTGGCTAATCCTGAGTTCAAACAACAGTTTGCAGACAGATTCTATTCCTATGCGTATTCTGTATTTGAACCCTCAAAAATGATCGCAGAGCTTAACGACGAGGAAGACAGATATATGGACTATATGACCTTGACAGCATGGCGCTGGAACAGCGGCAGACCACGCTCGGACTACAACAGCTATCTTTCTGAGCAGAAAAGCTACTATCACAATGAAATGGAGAAAATGCGTACTTTCTTCAACAAACGAGCAGAGTATGCTATTGAGGATATGCAGAATTATCTTGGTGTCTCAAAGAACAGCGCAACTATTACCGTTACAAAACAAGGAATGGGAGAGCTCTCCGTTGAAAATGCGGATACTGCTTTTTCGGGCAATGTCTGGACGGGTTCCTTTGAGAGCGGGAAAAAGGTAACTATCACAGCAAAGCCTGCCGATGGATATGTTTTTTCAGGCTGGTCTGGAAATGTAAGCTCTGATTCCGCAACAATAACAGTTACCGCTGACAAGGCAGTCTCACTGATCTGTACATTCAAAAAAACAGAGTATGAACAGGGAGATATAAACATGGACGGAACAATAAATGCAGCAGATCTGGTTCTTATGAGCAAATATCTCCTCGGAACCGAAGACTTCACCAAGGAGCAATTCAGATTATCTGATATGAACAATGACAAAACAGCTGATATATTCGATCTTGTACGTTTGCGCAAGGAGTTGCTGAAATAG
- a CDS encoding cyclase family protein produces the protein MIIDISQEIFSSKVYPEDPCPHMVRHLSIEKGDLCNLTEFSMCAHNGTHVDAPYHFINGGKTIDEAGLEPFVGDCFVAYHNGDVTASDASMILEKAETSGASQRILIAGKATVTAEAAQVFADKGILLLGNESQTVGPENYPKEVHLILLGAEVVLLEGIVLKNVDEGRYFLNAAPLNLGGCDGAPCRAYLIK, from the coding sequence ATGATCATCGACATTTCACAGGAGATCTTTTCATCCAAGGTTTATCCGGAAGATCCGTGTCCTCATATGGTACGGCATCTCAGCATTGAAAAAGGCGACTTATGTAATCTTACGGAGTTTTCAATGTGTGCACACAACGGAACTCACGTCGATGCGCCGTACCATTTTATAAATGGCGGAAAAACTATTGACGAAGCAGGACTTGAGCCTTTTGTGGGAGACTGCTTTGTAGCATATCACAACGGCGATGTTACAGCAAGTGACGCATCTATGATACTTGAAAAAGCTGAAACATCAGGTGCTTCACAGCGTATACTAATTGCAGGAAAAGCAACAGTAACTGCAGAGGCGGCACAAGTATTTGCTGACAAAGGGATACTTCTGCTCGGTAACGAAAGCCAGACTGTCGGGCCTGAAAATTATCCAAAAGAAGTTCATCTTATTCTTCTTGGTGCAGAAGTGGTACTTCTTGAAGGAATTGTTCTGAAAAATGTTGATGAGGGGCGTTATTTTCTGAATGCTGCTCCCCTTAATCTAGGCGGCTGCGATGGAGCACCTTGCAGAGCATATCTTATTAAGTAA
- a CDS encoding nitroreductase family protein, translated as MEFKEVVKNRYSCKKYSDKQVESEKLTAILEAGRLAPTAKNLQEQHIYVAQSADNLAKIDELTPCRYGAPTVLVVAFNKNEVFTYPGGKRDSGVEDATIVATHLMLAAANEGVDSCWLNYFDPDKMAKALGLPDNEEVLMLLDLGYAADGAGPLPNHDSRKPIADTVTYL; from the coding sequence ATGGAATTTAAGGAAGTAGTAAAAAATCGTTATTCATGCAAAAAATACAGTGATAAACAAGTTGAAAGTGAGAAGCTTACAGCAATTCTCGAGGCAGGACGTCTTGCTCCTACAGCTAAAAATCTGCAGGAGCAGCATATATACGTGGCTCAATCCGCTGATAACCTTGCAAAAATAGACGAGCTGACACCATGCCGTTATGGTGCCCCAACAGTACTTGTTGTTGCATTTAATAAGAACGAGGTATTTACATATCCTGGCGGAAAGCGTGATTCAGGTGTGGAAGATGCAACGATCGTTGCAACGCATCTCATGCTTGCAGCTGCAAACGAGGGCGTAGACAGCTGCTGGCTGAATTACTTTGATCCCGATAAGATGGCAAAAGCTCTCGGGTTGCCTGATAATGAAGAAGTTCTGATGCTTCTTGATCTCGGATATGCTGCCGACGGAGCTGGTCCCCTGCCCAACCATGACAGCAGAAAGCCAATTGCTGATACAGTTACCTATCTGTGA
- a CDS encoding aldo/keto reductase — protein sequence MKIINIFNGPQNASVIVQGCMRMPALTKEEAAKSIRTAYDAGVNFFDHATCYGNGEAEVRFAEALPLTGIKREDIFIQSKCGIYPEKEEFDWTKESILASVDGILSRLHINYLDTLLLHRPDLLFDPEEVAEAFDCLEKAGKVRWFGVSNLMPMQTELLNKYVRQPLVINQLQLSLEQSQLIDQALYLNNKTTDMSVNRDGSVLDYCRLHDITVQAWSPLQIGMFGGTFIDNSDYPELNKVLSEIAERENVSKAAVAVTWILRHPAKMQTVIGTMNPVHISEICEAANVKLSHNDWYRLYLASGKFLP from the coding sequence ATGAAGATAATTAACATTTTCAATGGACCTCAGAATGCTTCAGTAATAGTACAAGGCTGTATGAGAATGCCTGCGCTTACAAAGGAAGAGGCAGCAAAGTCGATTCGTACCGCATACGATGCAGGCGTGAACTTCTTCGACCATGCTACCTGTTACGGAAACGGTGAAGCTGAGGTGCGTTTCGCTGAAGCACTTCCGCTTACGGGAATAAAACGCGAGGATATATTCATCCAGAGCAAGTGCGGCATTTATCCCGAAAAAGAAGAATTTGACTGGACAAAAGAGAGTATTCTTGCAAGTGTTGACGGTATTCTCAGCAGACTGCATATTAACTACCTTGATACCCTGCTGCTGCACCGCCCCGATCTCCTTTTTGATCCCGAAGAAGTTGCAGAAGCCTTCGACTGCCTTGAAAAAGCAGGAAAGGTTCGTTGGTTCGGTGTAAGCAACCTTATGCCTATGCAGACAGAACTTCTGAATAAATATGTACGTCAACCTCTTGTTATCAATCAGCTCCAGTTATCCTTGGAACAGTCACAACTCATCGACCAGGCATTGTATCTTAACAACAAAACTACGGATATGTCGGTGAACCGTGACGGAAGTGTACTTGATTACTGTCGTCTGCATGATATCACTGTACAGGCATGGTCTCCGCTTCAGATTGGAATGTTCGGCGGAACATTTATAGATAATTCAGATTATCCCGAGCTTAACAAGGTACTTTCTGAAATAGCAGAGCGCGAAAACGTATCAAAGGCAGCTGTTGCTGTTACGTGGATACTTCGACACCCTGCAAAAATGCAAACAGTGATAGGCACTATGAATCCTGTGCATATCAGTGAGATCTGTGAGGCTGCAAATGTAAAGCTGTCTCATAATGACTGGTACAGGCTTTATCTTGCGTCAGGAAAGTTTCTTCCATAA
- a CDS encoding endo-1,4-beta-xylanase — MNFKSIKRVFSCTISAIVIAASMPAATVVKAADQQMRGNIGGYDYEMWNQDGKGQVSMTPGAGSFSCSWSNIDNFLARMGKNFDSQKKNYKDLGGITLSYDVEYAPRGDSYMCVYGWTRNPTVQYYIVEGWGDWRPPGDGAEKKGTVKLNGNTYDIYKTIRYNQPDLDGTSTFPQYWSVRQTSGSRNNNTNYMTGTVSVSKHFDAWSKAGLDMSGTLYEVSLNIEGYKSEGSANVKRISFDTVFGPKPEDNNVNGDQQDGFDSDDFGGVNGDGENDTNYEDAGCIECVPVRRNLDYTYEKGGDGFKDYMGPYFRLGVAVQGNEINNSVAQEFIKKNYNSITCMNEMKPDSIVKSVNGDEVEISLYGANNILKFAEENGIGVRGHTFVWYGQTPNYLFKDNYEYVSKDRMNKRLESMIKNTFAQIKSDYPDLQLHSYDVCNELFVNDGGEMRPSSNSNWAKVYGEGNTEFVVNAFKYARQYAPKDCKLYLSDYNEYMSAKTDDLITMAKTIMKEGDYIDGIGMQAHLDSSYPSASEFEAAIEQFESLGLDIQITELDITNSTGSYDKLYPQIFAVAMKHAKNISCVTLSRTTDESLWRYDERRSQLPFSNYQPKPFYNDIIALADNIAPPVTATANTTTATSTTTTTTTTTTAPAATATVPLELKELLDSKVEKWGDANCDDGIDMGDAVIIMQSLANPNKYQLSDKGRYNADVYEAGGGITTNDAAAIQKYLLGLIKSLPESYSSSINTVQTATTTKDTTTTTNTEITTTTSYINLRAHQNLDYRYEKGGDGFKDYMGPYFRLGTFVGRYEIGKAQAQEFIKKNYNSITCEHEMLPDSIVAGVNGDEVEISLNNASAILKFAEQNGIGVRGNTFVYYSMTPQSLFTDNDEFVSKERMDKRLESMIKNTFSQIKTNYPNLKLHSYDVCNELFVNDGGGMRPASNSRWVKVYGEGNSEFVVNAFKYARRYAPADCKLYLNDYNEYMSAKTDDLINMAKTIMKEGDYIDGIGMQAHLDSSYPSASEFEAAIEQFESLGLDIQITELDITNSTGTNGKLYPQIFTAAMKHAENISCVTLSGTCDESSMGYHRGSALPFSNYQPKSFYNDIITLAEKIGP; from the coding sequence TTGAATTTTAAAAGCATTAAAAGAGTATTCAGCTGTACAATATCTGCAATAGTGATTGCGGCAAGTATGCCTGCGGCTACAGTTGTTAAGGCTGCTGATCAACAGATGCGCGGAAACATAGGCGGATACGATTACGAAATGTGGAATCAGGACGGTAAGGGTCAGGTTTCAATGACACCGGGCGCAGGCTCTTTTTCTTGCTCATGGAGTAATATTGATAACTTCCTTGCTCGTATGGGTAAGAACTTTGACAGCCAGAAGAAAAATTACAAGGATTTAGGTGGTATCACACTTTCATACGACGTTGAATACGCACCAAGAGGCGATTCGTATATGTGTGTATATGGCTGGACAAGGAATCCTACTGTACAATACTACATAGTTGAAGGCTGGGGCGATTGGCGTCCACCGGGAGACGGTGCTGAAAAAAAGGGGACTGTAAAGCTTAACGGAAATACATACGATATTTATAAGACGATTCGCTACAACCAGCCTGATTTAGACGGTACGTCAACGTTCCCTCAGTACTGGAGCGTACGCCAGACAAGCGGTTCAAGGAACAATAACACAAACTATATGACGGGGACTGTCAGTGTATCAAAGCATTTCGATGCATGGTCAAAGGCTGGTCTTGATATGTCAGGTACACTATATGAAGTCTCCCTTAACATTGAGGGTTACAAATCAGAAGGTTCTGCTAACGTTAAGAGAATTTCTTTTGACACAGTTTTCGGGCCTAAGCCTGAAGACAATAATGTCAACGGGGATCAGCAAGACGGATTTGACTCAGACGACTTTGGCGGAGTTAATGGAGACGGTGAAAACGACACAAATTATGAGGACGCAGGCTGCATTGAGTGCGTACCAGTCCGCAGGAACCTTGACTATACGTACGAAAAGGGCGGCGACGGATTCAAGGATTACATGGGACCGTACTTCCGCCTCGGGGTTGCTGTACAGGGCAATGAAATTAACAACTCAGTGGCTCAGGAGTTCATCAAGAAAAATTATAACTCGATCACCTGTATGAACGAAATGAAGCCTGATTCTATCGTTAAGAGCGTAAACGGTGATGAAGTAGAGATCAGCCTTTACGGCGCAAATAATATCCTTAAGTTCGCAGAGGAGAACGGTATCGGTGTTCGCGGACACACCTTCGTATGGTACGGCCAGACACCTAATTACCTCTTTAAAGACAATTACGAATATGTTTCCAAGGATCGTATGAACAAGCGTCTTGAGAGCATGATAAAGAACACTTTCGCTCAGATAAAGTCCGATTATCCTGACTTACAGCTCCATTCCTATGACGTCTGCAACGAGCTCTTCGTTAACGACGGCGGCGAAATGAGACCTTCAAGCAACTCTAACTGGGCAAAAGTATACGGTGAAGGAAACACAGAGTTCGTTGTAAATGCATTCAAGTATGCAAGACAGTATGCTCCTAAGGATTGTAAGCTTTACCTAAGCGACTATAACGAGTATATGAGTGCAAAGACGGATGACCTTATAACTATGGCAAAGACGATCATGAAGGAAGGGGACTACATCGACGGTATCGGAATGCAGGCTCACCTTGATTCAAGCTATCCTTCGGCAAGTGAGTTTGAAGCAGCTATAGAGCAGTTTGAGTCACTGGGACTTGACATTCAGATAACCGAGCTGGATATCACCAACAGCACAGGTTCGTATGACAAGCTTTATCCTCAGATCTTTGCGGTAGCTATGAAGCACGCTAAGAACATCTCCTGCGTAACCCTCTCGAGAACAACAGACGAGAGCCTCTGGAGATATGACGAGAGGAGGTCACAGCTTCCGTTCAGCAACTATCAGCCTAAACCATTCTACAATGACATTATAGCTCTTGCTGACAATATAGCTCCTCCTGTAACTGCGACTGCAAATACAACTACTGCAACTTCAACTACCACGACAACTACCACTACAACAACAGCTCCTGCTGCAACAGCAACAGTTCCTTTGGAGCTTAAAGAACTTCTTGATTCAAAGGTTGAGAAGTGGGGAGACGCTAACTGCGACGACGGTATTGATATGGGTGATGCTGTAATTATAATGCAGTCTCTTGCTAACCCAAACAAATATCAGCTCTCAGATAAGGGAAGATACAATGCAGACGTTTATGAAGCAGGCGGCGGTATAACAACAAATGATGCAGCTGCTATCCAGAAGTACCTATTAGGTCTTATCAAGTCTCTTCCCGAGAGCTATTCATCAAGCATTAATACAGTTCAGACTGCAACTACTACTAAGGATACAACAACCACAACTAATACAGAGATTACTACAACAACCAGTTATATTAACTTAAGAGCTCACCAGAACCTTGACTATAGATACGAAAAGGGCGGCGACGGCTTCAAGGATTACATGGGACCGTACTTCCGTCTCGGTACTTTTGTAGGCAGATACGAAATCGGCAAGGCACAGGCTCAGGAGTTCATAAAGAAAAATTATAACTCTATCACCTGTGAACACGAAATGCTGCCTGATTCTATCGTTGCAGGCGTAAACGGTGATGAAGTAGAAATAAGCCTTAATAATGCAAGCGCAATACTCAAGTTCGCAGAGCAGAACGGCATCGGTGTTCGTGGAAATACGTTTGTATATTACAGCATGACACCGCAGTCACTGTTCACGGACAATGACGAATTTGTTTCCAAAGAGCGTATGGACAAGCGTCTTGAGAGCATGATAAAGAATACATTCTCACAGATCAAGACCAATTATCCTAATCTCAAGCTCCATTCTTATGACGTCTGCAACGAGCTCTTCGTTAACGACGGCGGTGGAATGAGACCTGCAAGCAACTCCAGGTGGGTAAAAGTGTATGGCGAAGGTAACTCAGAGTTTGTTGTAAATGCATTCAAGTATGCAAGGCGGTATGCTCCCGCAGATTGTAAGCTTTACCTCAACGACTATAACGAGTATATGAGCGCTAAGACAGATGATCTTATAAATATGGCCAAGACGATCATGAAGGAGGGAGACTACATCGACGGTATCGGAATGCAGGCTCACCTTGATTCAAGCTATCCTTCGGCAAGTGAGTTTGAAGCAGCTATAGAGCAGTTTGAGTCACTGGGACTTGACATTCAGATAACCGAGCTGGATATCACCAACAGCACAGGTACTAACGGTAAGCTTTATCCTCAGATCTTTACGGCAGCTATGAAGCATGCTGAGAACATCTCCTGCGTGACTCTCTCGGGAACATGCGACGAGAGTAGCATGGGATACCACCGCGGTTCAGCACTTCCGTTCAGCAACTATCAGCCTAAGTCATTCTACAATGACATTATAACTCTTGCTGAAAAGATAGGTCCATGA